Genomic window (Phragmites australis chromosome 5, lpPhrAust1.1, whole genome shotgun sequence):
cagggcaaatcgcctgttttgggattgttttcgcgtgatcctcgtcaACAGGTGAAAATGGCTAAGCGAGgccaaaatgggtgaaaacaacaccaagaatcgccagttttcatgtgaccgaaccgtgatctCGTGAAGTCGCAAGGTTTGGGAACCTGAACCTAAGCCTACGGCTCCGTGTGACCCCGGATCCAAGAAACACTAGTTTTCTGGTGCCTGGCATGTGATTTCTCACAATACACCATTGTCGGCTATGAAGGAACCGGAACCTGGGATGCCGGATGCCTGATTCAAACATTCCTTTTTATTAAGGTGAAAGATTCCTATTTGCTGGAATGTTACCTCAGTTAATCCATATTTTGGGCTGAAGAAACGGGTGACACCTCTTCCAGCACATTGGACTATTTCAGCACTGTTAGGACGGACATTAACAACTTCTTCACAGGAACTAAGTTCCACCTGAAAAGTAAgacaaatgaattttctcaatGTACTAAAATGTTTCTTAGTCtgaaaagagcttaagaaaatataattgaagattaaacagaaaagaaaagaattgacTTTGAGTGCTTGCAGTCAAAATCAAGAGCTTCAGCAATgagagaagagcaagaagaattaCAATGAGATCAGTAGCAACAAAGACCGTTCTCAGCACATTAATGACAGAAGCACCATTTAGAGTCCCAGGAATTGATGATATATCTGCAGAATTGCATTTTGTAACTGGGTATACAGGGAAATCCAATTCAATGGAGAATGATGTGCTTTGTTGTGCTGGAGGATATAAGGTTCTTGCTTGCTTCAGTGCAGTGACTTTCTTAGCTGTTAGGCGTCTAGATTTTGCCAAGAACTATATAGCATTACACTCCACAATGCCAGATGCTATAAGGTAATGTGCAGCGGCTAATGTTCCATGTCTACAAAGTTCACTCTGCACAATTTACGAAGTCAAATAAGATTTCTTCCATCGTGATCATGTCAGGTAGAGAGTTAGTAAGTGCAAAAGACGGTGTCTTTGTATGAAAATAGCAAGCTAACTCTGTTTTATGAATAGAACTTTAAGATTGCTTCAATATTACAGTTTGTGTCTCAAACCATATGTTGCTTCATGTatattaaaattctaaaaaagaaGCTGTAACAAATCACGTTCTCATCCCGTAAAAAAACATGTTGTAGCTAAAAGGGTATAATGACCAGAGAAAGAAAAACCCTTCAGAAAATATAGACAAGTGATCAATTTCTCCGCAAAGGAATTGATCTCTTGATCAAATCGAGGCCACGGGATGGAGGGGAACGCAAAAATGGGCACCAAAAATTGGAAGCGCAGGACACAAATCAAACGATGAGGAAGCAGAGGGCAGCCATACACCGGAGAGATGCACAAAGACAAATTTTGGCAGAAACATGGAGGGCGATTGGCGTCAGTTCCCTTGTTGCGTTGGCGCCCATAAACTCCGGCAGGGTGCCATGCCCGCCGCCGTACTCAGACATGGCGAACTCGAGCGTCATGGACCCCTCACTGGTGCCGCCGGCGAAGCGGCGGGCGTTGGCGGTGGAGTAGGTCCCGCtcgggtggtggtggtggtgcggcgGGAGCAGCGGTTGGTACCCTGTGGTCACCCCAGGGAAGGGGTCGTTGTGCGTGTAGGAGAGGGAGTGGGACACCAGGAGGATGTGGAGGTGGCCGCAAGAGCAGGCGCGCAGGAGCAAGGTGGCGGCGCAGACGGCTTGGGTCTGGGCAGAGGAGCGCGAGGAGGGAGGCCGCGAGCGAAGAGACAGTCGTGTGGCGACGGGATCGGGAGCCAGTGGCGGCAGCGATGGTTGGGGTGGCCACGGGAAGGAGATGGAGAGGGTCGCATCGAGAGGGACAGGGATGGAGGTGAGGGACCGAGGAAGGGGAGGAATTGAAAGCAGAAGGATCGGGAAGGAGAAGAATCGGACGGTATACATCTGTTGGGCCTTCGATCTGATGGGTGAGATCGAGACATGTGGACGACCAATCGGAAGCTGGTAAGGCCACGGCCTTTAGATAGTAAAGATATGGTATGCATACATCATTCATAGATATTGGCTGGATAAGAAACTTTATTGGTAGCGACATGACTATAGACATCCATGTACGACACATTAATGTATCAGCTGCATAAGGATATGGGTTTAGGTAATGTACAGGGGCAGTACACTACAAAAACATAGGACACTGAATCATCTATGAAGAGAGATTGTAAGCAATGGCTGATTTTCTATGCAGAGAATCAGCAGACAGATTATTAGCGCCGCTGAAAACATGAATGCTCATAAGTGGAAAATATTGACATTGCATATCATGAACAAAAGAGTGCAGTGATGCTTGCTCGCTTCTCTTGACTCAAAGTAATGGATCATTGTGCATGCACGTTTACTTCTGGACAGGCAGAAGCAAATATAGTGTGAGCGCAACATAGGCacggccaaaaaaaaaaaaaatcatatcagCACAAAGAGGTTCACTTGAGTAAAAACAGCTAGTACTGGAAATATACTGCCTCTTCATTTTTGTCTTTATGAAATTGCTTCCCTAGCTGAATTTCCTACCGacgaaaaaagaaaattagcaCCTGCATAGTCAGAGGACCTTCTGTCTGATGACACACATTTGCAATAATCTAGCTATAACAGGAGGGAGGACTATGTCATTTTCCCCCTTCGAATCATGGATGGGGCTGATTCATGAGGAAATTAGTCATCATAAATGTATGAACGTTCCAGGAAAAGGACTTTTTTCATGGAGAATGGGGAAATACAAATGCTACTTACATCCTTATTGGCATTCTTGGCGTGGCCAGCTTCCTTTGACAGCTTGAGTCGTGGAACAATGATGTCTATAAGATCAGTAATCATAgggataaaataaagtaaaaaattattcattCTTAAATAATGAATTAATTAATGATGGATATAAGTTCAGCACGATGGAGACATATGTAACCACAGAAAAGGATCCTGGAGCATGTAGTTTTAAACAACAAATGCAAAAGAATAGCTGCGAGAGAATACAAAATTAACCTAAGTTGGTGAAAGTGAAAGAATGGTGGGTCCAATTAAACACAGGCGTCTAGTCTAACATGTAGTATTTTGAAACTGATGACCTTAAGTTGGAACATGTATGTACATGATGGTAGTTTTCCTAATCACTTCTGTTGGGCTGTAACAACATAGATAGAACTAAGCTAGTTTAAGAATTTACGTAATAGGTAACTCTGTCCAGGAAGAACAGATTACTTTCTTAATGTCATTTCTTGTGTTTAAAGAAGACAAAGAGACTCCAGTATAAGCATAAGGGGTACATAGATCGTAATTGTTGATTCCTTGTAAACTTTTAGGATTGTGTAGTCACTCATTTTAATAcgcacaatattcttgtaaaaGCCTAAATTATCAATGCAATCGTCTGAAGACTGGGGTTTCTGTTCCAAAGCAATAACATAATCTCTACAACCAAATAGCTAAAGTTGATGCAAGTGAAGCAGGAAATTAAAGTAATAATTCATCAGTAGGAACTGTGGGGTTTTACCTTTGCTCTACTGAATAAGCATTTTTGCATCTGTCTGTGTCTATATCTGTGAAGAAGAGAACACGTATTTAGCCCACTATAGATGTTTTGGTTTATGAGGTACATATTTTAGTGACAACATGCTTAGTGATGTAGATAGATAGTTAGGTTGCAGAACAGAGGGATGAACAATGATAATGAGAACTAAACCGGATAAAAGGCCTAAAATTTTAAGCACTAATCGTAGAATAACAAATGGAGCGCAACACATGGAAATGGCATGAATAAATTATAAGTTGCCAGGTGAGAACATACATAGGAAAGCATATGAgaggcaaaaattcaaaattagacaatatatatgagtgtatttgtcaaaatagataatatgtagtcGTATTTGTtaatttagcattcgtattcggcacaccgtgtacaccgtgtaccgaaaaagtcatttttggcacatggtgtgccgaatacagcactgctgcccgtattcggcacaccgtatgccgaaaATAGACTGTATCCGGCACGAgaaacagtgtcgtattcggtacaccgtgtgccaaaaaatcttttttttggTACCGATAtgaccgtgtaccgaaaaagtaGACGTGACATGACCGTGTACCAAAAAGTGTTtttcggcacacgatgtgccgaatacgggcaaTAGTGCAGTATTTgacacaccgtgtgctgaaaatggctttttcggtacaccgtgtgccgaatacgaatgttaaattaataaatacaactacatattatctatttcagcaaatacgcttaggtatattgtctaattttggattttaccCAAATGGGAGCCTGTGTTTATTTACCTCTGTGCCAAGGGCTGGAATCTGTAACCTGCAAACGCAACATGCTGGCAGGACAGAAGTATTGTAGGTCTAAGcaaaaactgctttcaaaacagGTGTTAGCAGTGAAAGCGATCAAGAAACAAAGCCTGCTGTTAAGAAAATAGCAAAAGACTGGTACACGAATATATaactgagaaaaaaatatattaataccTTTTGAGAAGTATGGAAGATAAAGAGCATGTAAAAAGGAAGTGCCATCTAAAGAAGATCCAAAAGGTGAAGATATTCTTAAGCATGATGAGGATATGGACTGTTGGCTAAACCTGAAATAGTAAAAGTTGCATTAGCAGATAGATATATTTAACTGCAACCGAATATACTGAGTGTAAGTAAGAATACTAGCACAAACTAACAATGCTGATCTGATatatcatgaaaaatttcagtgTAGACAACATTATTCAGAGGAGTTGTTCTCTATAGGATTGAATATGCGTAAAATACCAAATcagggggggtgaatgattacggaaaccaaattcaaagattaactcacccaaattgaaactcgatttaaactcggtattccactcgaaatagattgcacaagctttagtaaaaatgatgtacagaAAGATCTGCTGGTAGGTTTGCTCTAAAATTTGGTCAGCataaactagattcaaatacgaaactaacccaataagtatcgagtaaatcggatatgtggatcaaatgTTATTACTGATCGAAGCAAACTATGTTaaccagtatcgagtagatcaaaatctAATCGAGTTAACAAAAActtactcgagaacaaaccaaatccactcgaaattttctcagatcaaacactagatattatagcaaggttttggatgaattaaactaagatgaaactcatagacacatgaaattaactgaaaaccaaaaccgagcatgcagaatataaaacagagagaaaattctgaatcatcaacttacgaaacttgatttttattgcatagatgagtttacaagatgtctctccaaagcatccaacaagcaTTTCCACGAAATCCTAAAACAGCTCTCTCtcaagtttctctatctctctactGCGTTGTTCTACGCCCTATTACCCAATACAACAAACctatctatttatagggtagccacacgcacaaacgtgaccgaatcgaactacaactacatgtcgtattcaatctggtttctatcctcctctaatcacaagaggacaaacaactttcactaattaagctaattagccaacaactcttacgtaatcatgcatgcaataTCTCCcatgcataaatgcatatacgtaaccaactcagagtccatctctgacactaactcttgtctcaagtccagccaccacacgactccctcgtgtctgctccgacttgaacacgaattagtcttcatgtcctctcacgatcagatcgtcTCCTGCATCCATcgtgaagccttgtctccatatgcattgttttctcagcttgaacgtcccgcatgacatcctcgatcaccacgacctcagttcctcctgaacccaGTCGCCAAACCTCA
Coding sequences:
- the LOC133918664 gene encoding uncharacterized protein LOC133918664 codes for the protein MYTVRFFSFPILLLSIPPLPRSLTSIPVPLDATLSISFPWPPQPSLPPLAPDPVATRLSLRSRPPSSRSSAQTQAVCAATLLLRACSCGHLHILLVSHSLSYTHNDPFPGVTTGYQPLLPPHHHHHPSGTYSTANARRFAGGTSEGSMTLEFAMSEYGGGHGTLPEFMGANATRELTPIALHVSAKICLCASLRCGT